GCATACGGTTGAGGTTAATGGTGAAAAAATCACCGCCGACCATATCCTGATCGCAACAGGTGGCCGTCCGGTACGTCCGAATATTCCGGGTGCGGAATATGGCATTGATTCAGATGGTTTCTTCGAACTTAATGAAATGCCAAAGCGTGTTGCTGTAGTGGGTGCTGGCTATATTGCCGTTGAAATCGCGGGTGTGTTGAAGGCGCTGGGCAGTGAAACGCATCTCTTTGTCCGTCAACATGCACCATTGCGCGCTTTCGACCCGATGATTGTGGAAACACTATCGGAAATCATCAAAAACGAAGGGCCGATACTGCATACGCAAGCGATATTACACTCTGTGATTAAAAATAGTGATGGCAGCCTGACGGTTAAGTTGCAAGATGGCCGGGAGCAGGTGGTTGATACGCTGATCTGGGCGATTGGGCGTGAACCGATGACAGATAATCTGAATCTGGCCGCAACCGGTGTTGAACTGGATAAGAAGGGTTATATTCAGGTCGATAAATACCAGAACACGAATATGAATGGAATTTATGCGGTTGGCGATAACACCGGGGCGGTGGAATTGACGCCGGTTGCGATTGCGGCAGGGCGTCGTTTGTCAGAGCGTCTGTTTAATAACAAACCTGAAGAGCATCTGGATTACACCAATATTCCAACCGTGGTATTCAGCCATCCGCCCATTGGCGTTGTAGGTTTGACGGAGCCACAGGCAAAGGCTCAGTTTGGTGAAGATCAGGTTAAGGTTTATACCTCGTCATTTACCGCCATGTATACCGCTGTGACGCAACACCGTCAGCCATGCCGTATGAAACTGGTCTGTGTGGGAGACAATGAGAAGATCGTCGGCATCCACGGGATCGGCTTTGGCATGGATGAGATGCTGCAAGGTTTTGCGGTGGCGCTGAAAATGGGGGCAACGAAAAAGGATTTTGATAATACGGTTGCGATTCACCCAACGGCGGCGGAAGAGTTTGTGACGATGAGATAATGTAGAAAGCATACCCTTGCACATTTCTCACTTTTATCATTATTCTCGAAGCTAAACGGATATTGGCTATAGACATGATGTCTATAGCCAATATTTTTCTGCTAAACTCTGGACCCTAAGTCATCATCCTCTTCATTTCCCGTGATTTTTCTTGTCAGTTCCTGACAGCACTTTATCTTGTTCTCACTCACCAAAAATCGGGAAAAAACCTCGAATTCAATAGTAGAGCCATCTTCTTTATTGGCCTTAACCTGATGATGTGTATGAACATTTTCACCATTTTCTGCAACCGATAAAATAGTCACATGCACATTGGTCAAAGACTTCTTGAGCAGGTTTACATGGGAAACGAAATCATTAAAAGATATTTTATTGCCATTGACTATTTGGAAATAATCTTTCGCGAAAAACTTTTCAATGGTTGAAATATGCACATCATCGCTTTCAAGCATATGTTTCAAGGCATTTATTACAAGATTAGAATAAGACAAAGTCTGTTCTCCATAAGCACATCACTAAAGAGGCCAATCAAAATTATAACCCTGGTGCCTTCCACAATGAGGTCGTCAGGCCATCATCCACCAGATGCAGTTGATCGGCATACACAGCTTGCCAATCTTTTTTCGCTTTCTGGTAAACCTCACGATGGCTCAAGTTCGGTTGGTATTCCCGTTCCCAACGAACCAGTTTTTCTCCTGTTGCCGGCAGTGAGTCGTATAACCCAACACCCACACCTGCCGCAATTGCACAACCCAGTGCCGTTGCTTCTTTGACCACCGGCACCCGAACGGGCAGACCAGTAACGTCAGACAGAATTTGGCTCCAGAGCTTGCCTTTTGAGCCGCCGCCTGCGAAGACCAGTGAGTCAGGTTGGACACCAGAGAATGTGGAAACCATGTCGAGGTTACAGGCGGAAACGATAGCGGCGTTTTCTTCCAGCGCCCGAAATAGCGTCGCCTTGTTGCACTTTTCCGGATCAATCGACAGGTTGAGGAAAGAGGGAGCAGCGTGATACCACGATTTAAAGCGCATCACATCGGAGAAAATCGGCATGACACCATGCGCACCGGCAGGAACCCGCGCCGCCATATCTTCCAGCAGATTATAGGCATCAACGCCCAGCCGTTCCGCCAGCAGTTTTTCTTCTGCGCAAAAAGCATCACGGAACCAGCGCATGGTGAGACCAGTAAAGAAGCTGATGGATTCTGCCTGTGCCATGCCGGGGATAACATGCGGATTGATGCGGATGTTCATATTTGGATCGGTGATCGGTTCAGGCAGGTTGACGACTTGCTGCCAGAATGTTCCACCGAGTACGGCGGTTTGGGCGGGTTTGACGACACCAATGCCAAGGCAGCCAAGTTGAACGTCTCCGCCGCCCATAATCACCGGCGTGCCGCTGCTCAGACCACATTCTGCCGCGGCTTTTTCCGTAACATAGCCGAGCAAAGTTCCTGTCTCTTTGACAGGAGAGAGGATATCAGAACGTAATCCGGCCATTTCCAGCAGGCTTGGACGCCAGTCACGGCTGACTAAATCCAGCATGCCGGTTGTGCCCGCGTTAGAGGGATCAACGGCCAGTTCGCCACTGAGCCGATAAGCCAGCCAATCACTGATCATAGTCAAGGTACTGGCTTGCCGGTAAATATCAGGACGGTGATGCGCCAGCCAAAGCAGGCGCGGCATGGCGCCCAATGCCAATGTTTGGCCGGAGTAGCGATAAACATCATACTCAAAAGTATTGTTGTAAAGCTCCTTTAGCTCGCTGACTTCATGGCTGGAGCGAGCATCCACATTGGCACATGCCCAGATGGGATCGCCACCGCGATTATAAAGGACAATGCCTTCTCGCATTGAACAGGCGGCAACGCTCTGAATCGCATTGGCAGGCAATTCTGCCTTTTGCAGTGCCTGCCGGATACATTGGCAGGCCAGTTGCCAGTTGTTTTGCAGATCAAATTCCATTGAACCCGCAACATTCGGTACAGGTTGGTGTATCCACTCCGCTTGCCCGACGGAAACCTGATTCCCTTCGAGATCAAATATCACGGCACGGATACTGCCGGTTCCTGCATCAAGCGCCATCAGATACTTCCTTGATGGTTGGGCATAAGCGCGTTGATTCATGATGCTATCCTCGTCTGTTGTTATCTTCTTTTTATTCGATATGGCACAGGGATGGATAGAAATTATTAGTCGATCAAATCAGCATAGCTCTCGCGGTCTGTTCTTCTGTCACCAGTGAACTGATATAGCCTCCTTTGAGTGCGGCAACGATAGCGTCGGCTTTTTCGATCCCCCCCGCCACACCAATCACGTTCGGGATGGTTTTCAGTTCTGACAGGGAGATACCGATCAATTCCTGATGAATATCAATATCGCTAACCAGTTCACCTTCCGTATTGAAGAAATAACCAAGAATGTCTCCAACAGCGCCTTTGCGACCCAACATCAATTGTTCACCATCGCTAATATAGCCGGAACGCATGATCGTTGCGTTTTGCTGCTGTTTGATAGCGCCAATCCCGACGATAGCGATATCGGCTGCACAGGCTGCCAAAATCACATCCCGTACACTCCGTTCTTCGCGGAATGTTGCCGCGACCTGATGACTAGAAGCACGCAAAGGGGCAGGAATGATACTGACCGGACAGGCAGCATCAAGTTGACCAATACCAGTCATATAAGGGTCGACCCCTCCCGACAGCGTCACCAAACGAATTTGTTGGGATGAGATAAAGCCGCTTAGATGCTGCAAAGTGCACATGGGCGTTTCACCAAACCCAATCGCCAATAGCTGGTGAGGCTCAATCAGCGCCATTAACAGATGAGCGGTTCCGATACCAAGGCGCGCATTCAGATTGATGCCGTCCAGAGTAGGTAATACACGAACCTGTTTGAGATTAAAGCGTTTTTGCAAGGTATTTTCTAACGCTAGACACCCTTCATAACGTGAATTGATCTGCACGCGGATCACGCCAGACTGCCGCCCTTTCTCTAACAGACGGGAGACCTTGAGGCGACTGAGGCCGAGCAATTCACCGATGTCCCCTTGTGTCAGACCATCGTGATAGTAAAACCAGGCAATACGGGCCATCAGTTCTTCTTCACTCATGATGTTTCCTGGATAGTTGTGACTTGGATAGTCAATTTCCTCGGATAATACGCTTTTCTCTGCTGCTGATTGTTTCTTGCTCAATTTGATCGACATCTATAACTTCATTTATCCACGAGGAAAGAATAAGCATAAAAATCTCTAATGTACTAGAGACTTATCGCAAAATTTGAACATATTTTAATGTGGCTCTAACTTTTTCACAAAATGTGATCTAATTATTGAAAAAAACTTAAGTTTTGCATTAAAGTTTTGAACAAATGTTTTTAAAATAAATAAATATTCATTTTCGCATCAGTGTCAGAAACGCAAACCCAAAATGCCATGAGGTACGTGATGTCACAGAGCAATAGCGCGACTCATATCCATCATTCGTCTTGTCTTAACCCTACTGGCGATACTCCGCTGTTAGTTGCCCGTGGGATCAGTAAGCAGTTTTCTGGTTTGATGGTGTTAAAGCAGATTGATTTCACGTTGATGTCAGGGCAGGTTCATGCCTTATTGGGTGGAAATGGTGCCGGTAAATCGACTTTGGTGAAGATTATCGCGGGTATTGAACAGCCGGATGCCGGAACGTTGATTGTGGATGGTGTGGCTGTCAGCCATCTGACTCCAGCGAAAGCCCATCAGCGAGACATTTATCTGGTTCCACAAGAACCCTTACTATTTCCCAACCTTTCTGTTCAGGAAAATATCTTGTTTCGCCTGCCAAAACATCAAGCCAATACAAGTCGAATGCGGGAGTTACTGATCCAGCTCGATTGCCAAATTGACTTGAAGGCACCTGCGGGCAGCTTGAATGTCGCGGATCAGCAGTTGGTGGAGATTATGCGTGGTCTGATGCGTCATTCCCGTATTTTGATTTTGGATGAACCGACCGCCTCGTTGACACCTGCGGAAACCGAACGTTTGTTTGCGCGAATACGGGAATTACAGCAGCAGCAAGTGGGAATTATCTTTATTTCTCATAAGTTGCCTGAAATTCGTGAGATTGCAAATTATGTCAGTGTGATGCG
This genomic interval from Xenorhabdus doucetiae contains the following:
- the gorA gene encoding glutathione-disulfide reductase, whose product is MSKHYDYIAIGGGSGGIASINRAAMYGQKCALIEAKALGGTCVNVGCVPKKVMWHAAQVAESIHQYGPDYGFDTTVNRFDWKKLIASRTAYIDRIHQSYERVLGNNKVDVIQGFARFVDAHTVEVNGEKITADHILIATGGRPVRPNIPGAEYGIDSDGFFELNEMPKRVAVVGAGYIAVEIAGVLKALGSETHLFVRQHAPLRAFDPMIVETLSEIIKNEGPILHTQAILHSVIKNSDGSLTVKLQDGREQVVDTLIWAIGREPMTDNLNLAATGVELDKKGYIQVDKYQNTNMNGIYAVGDNTGAVELTPVAIAAGRRLSERLFNNKPEEHLDYTNIPTVVFSHPPIGVVGLTEPQAKAQFGEDQVKVYTSSFTAMYTAVTQHRQPCRMKLVCVGDNEKIVGIHGIGFGMDEMLQGFAVALKMGATKKDFDNTVAIHPTAAEEFVTMR
- the lsrK gene encoding autoinducer-2 kinase is translated as MNQRAYAQPSRKYLMALDAGTGSIRAVIFDLEGNQVSVGQAEWIHQPVPNVAGSMEFDLQNNWQLACQCIRQALQKAELPANAIQSVAACSMREGIVLYNRGGDPIWACANVDARSSHEVSELKELYNNTFEYDVYRYSGQTLALGAMPRLLWLAHHRPDIYRQASTLTMISDWLAYRLSGELAVDPSNAGTTGMLDLVSRDWRPSLLEMAGLRSDILSPVKETGTLLGYVTEKAAAECGLSSGTPVIMGGGDVQLGCLGIGVVKPAQTAVLGGTFWQQVVNLPEPITDPNMNIRINPHVIPGMAQAESISFFTGLTMRWFRDAFCAEEKLLAERLGVDAYNLLEDMAARVPAGAHGVMPIFSDVMRFKSWYHAAPSFLNLSIDPEKCNKATLFRALEENAAIVSACNLDMVSTFSGVQPDSLVFAGGGSKGKLWSQILSDVTGLPVRVPVVKEATALGCAIAAGVGVGLYDSLPATGEKLVRWEREYQPNLSHREVYQKAKKDWQAVYADQLHLVDDGLTTSLWKAPGL
- the lsrR gene encoding transcriptional regulator LsrR, with amino-acid sequence MSIKLSKKQSAAEKSVLSEEIDYPSHNYPGNIMSEEELMARIAWFYYHDGLTQGDIGELLGLSRLKVSRLLEKGRQSGVIRVQINSRYEGCLALENTLQKRFNLKQVRVLPTLDGINLNARLGIGTAHLLMALIEPHQLLAIGFGETPMCTLQHLSGFISSQQIRLVTLSGGVDPYMTGIGQLDAACPVSIIPAPLRASSHQVAATFREERSVRDVILAACAADIAIVGIGAIKQQQNATIMRSGYISDGEQLMLGRKGAVGDILGYFFNTEGELVSDIDIHQELIGISLSELKTIPNVIGVAGGIEKADAIVAALKGGYISSLVTEEQTARAMLI